The Pseudophryne corroboree isolate aPseCor3 chromosome 10, aPseCor3.hap2, whole genome shotgun sequence DNA segment ATCAGCAAACAAAATGTTTCCCTTCTCATATCCTTCTTAAACCCACTGGCATACCCCAGATCACATATGATCCTCCTCTGACATATCTGTCAACTAACaaacataaaaaacaaaacaaaataaaataaaagttcaaCACATAGATGTTACGCTTTATTATCACTCTTGATTGACAGATTAGAGTTACCAACTCATCCAATCAGGAGAAACAAGGGTGGATCTTCCGCCCCTCTGCCTCACTATAAGCTTTATCAAGCACAGCACTTCACTGTTTGGACATCCTTGACAAAGGCCACAGAGCCGAAATGCATTGGAGTCCACACCATTTTAGCACAATGTTTCCTGGCTGTGCGCCATCTCCTCACACTCTCCAGCTAGAAAGGGGAAATCCCATGGACCACAAGATTGCTGGCCACCCACGTGACCAGGAACCAGAAAGTTTGGGCTGCGGGAGGAAAATAATCTGGTCTCCATGGTTAAATACTCTGGAACACTAGTACAATGAGATGGTTGTTCGAGCTGACCACCAACAGGATAAGGGAGAGTGACTAATATCTCACCCAATAAGATGAGCACTGCAGACAGGCAAAAATGGTATAACAGCGTACTCTAGGAACTGGCAACAAAAGTGTGATACTACCTAACACCCTATCAGGGACATTTTAacggaggagggggcccgtgtgcacctccaggtgggccccctcctctgtacatcgCTGTAGACTGCGGtgctgtgctggagtctactgcgcatgcgcagatctctggagaATTGTGCCCGCAATGTTATGGAAACCAAAAATCACtaatgcgcatgtgcggtggccattttagtGATGATTTTCACTGCAACTGCAGCACCTGACCCTGGACTCCGGGAAGGTAAGtaataaaaatgggtgcagtgtgtggtgtgggccacTCCTGGACCCAGAGGCTCTTCAGTACAGCACACATTATAGAAAGGCCTATGAATCCTATTGACTAACAAAAGTTTACTCTAAGACAATTTCTGAATGACTATTATGAACACATGCATATGAATTAATGAGGATTAACCAACTGTAGACCTTCCTCCCAATTAATATCTATAGGGGGAGCATAAACTCTGGGACTATACATTTTATACAAAAGGGGTTCCTAAAGAACTTCCTGAAACCCTACCCTAAGTGAGGTTCCACAAATGAAAGTGGGAGTATACCAATCTGGAGGGTATACTGAAGGTAGCCCCCTTTGGGATCAACCTAAGAAATCATTGTGACTCCTTCTCATTCATATCCTGTTAGTCTCATTAACATCAAACTGTTAACATTATTCCACTCTCGCACCTCTACAAACCCCTCTCCTCCATTCCTATCCATCCTACATTCCCCATCTCTTCCACAGCAATATTTCAAACCACGATACATGCTCTCCCCCTCTACTATTTCCCTCAGAGCTACTATTTCCCTCAGAGCTGCAACCTTCTAAACAAACCATTAAATTATCCCACTACCGCAAAAGTGCCTCAAATGCTCTGAGAcccacatgtactgtatgaaaGAGGTTAAGCGATGAAGAAATCTGATGCTCTGTTCATGTTCTGTATTATTATGTATTATAATTGATTCTAGCTGTGTGTAAGGCAATGGAATAAAGTTTTAAGAAGATGAGTGGTCCAGATAGAGGTACCCAATGGCCACCTGTTCCCCACCACTCCTATATAAAATGGGTGTATGATTGAAAGTACAGTATAAAATAATTCCCAATCTCTATGGCCTTCGAGGAACCCTTCAATAAAACAAATAAAGCCTCCCTAAATGAAACCTTCCCACCTTTTGAATCTCCATATGAAACAATATCTTATTTCGCATATAGTGGCATGGCTAGTCCTAGATCCAAATGAAccttattgtgtttgtatatttcagtgaccagTGTCAGGACAAAGACATAACGTTGAAGACTGCAATAACAAACATCATGAAATGTGACATTGACAAAGAGAATCTCACAGACCTGGAGGTActcccaccagcagactgtgtcatcagtgcagCGATGTTGGAATTCATCAGCAAAGACCAAGATGATTATATAAGGAATCTCAGGAAATTTGAGATGCTGCTAAAACCTGAAGGATTCCTGATATTGATAGGGCTTTTAAATACAACTTATGTGATGGTTGGGCAGGACAAGGTACACGTGTTCAAATATGATGAGAACTTTGCAAGAAAAGTTCTCACTGATGAAGGGTTTGTTATTGATCACTGTGCAGTCCACAAAAGAACAACAGTGAGTGACTTAACTGACTATGATGCAATTATATTTATCACAGCTCACAGAGAGtgataagggcctgattctgagttgtctGCTGTGTCAGGTGCAGTTGAGTGTTTTATTTTTACTGCGTATGCTTCTAAATCGCACCTTGCATGCATCCTGATAGTGCTTGTTCAGAGTCGAAGTAGCAATTTTTGACACACGCACGTTGAAGTTTACGGAAAATATATTGGGTATTCCTGGGTGGTGAATAGTTAATGTCATGAAGGTGGATATTCAATAGGTCCTAGTGGTGTAGGGGGCCTGAacacaggttataaagttgcataccaatttcccagatttgtctgctaagcaattgggtctgatccattgcccagcctgaactgtgacattacattttcagtgagagtcaTGTGTAGTGGATGTTACAATGGTATGGAgggactgtaatgtggcataatatgaactggggcagtgTGACGTGGTATAATTTGAAGTAGAGGGCACTATAATATGGCACAGtgcgcctgattcagatgtggtatcGCTGCTTAGTAATGTAGTAGgaggcagatgcctcctgctgcagcagtGAACTGACATGCATTCTAGGACTCAGCCATCTAATTACTCACTCATCATCAAGCAGCTTGCTGCACCCATGTTGCTGTGCAAGCTGCCCATTGCAGAGACCATGAAATGTCCATCTTGTGATGGAGGTCCCTGGCCTTCAGTTTCACAAATATTGCCGTTGTCCAACCCTACCCACCTCcgagatggcagcagactgtcaatcactgacagtctgcagccaccTTCACTGCATGCTTCATTTGCGCATGAGCAGAATGGATcctgtgcatgtgcaaagtacAGATAATCGGTAGTTTGCATATGATGTTGCACCTCCAACCAATGTGATACCTACTCCTAGTGAGAACATTTCCTGATTTTTATAATACTGCCTTTATATACATTTAATGGAGCCAGAGCATCATTTGTGTAAGTGGGACTAGAACTACGGAGATAGTGCATGGTGAATGGAACTCTCATCCGCACACTAACTACAAAGATGTCACATGCAGCTCCAATGAGAGTCTGGctcgtgctggctagagtgacagttggaggtcacatgcaGCTCCAAGGGAGGCTAGCTTGTGCTGGCTTGTGTGACAGTTGGCGGTCATATGTGGCTCTAGAGAGAGACTGACTGTTGCTGCCTAGTGTGACAGTTGGTGGTATTGAGTTGTCATATTGAGGAGAGATGGTGGCTGACAGTGTGCGGGAGTGCTGCTCATCTACCCTGTGCAGAGTGTCTGCTCCCAGTGACCAGAGGCAGTGCAAGCAGTGTTAATGTCACTCAGCAGATCGGAGGTGGCTGATAGGGTTAGAGTGTAGTGATGTGACTCTCTGCCCCTCTAAAGGATGGATATTTACTCTTCTAGAGATAAGCAGTACATTGAGAA contains these protein-coding regions:
- the LOC134965631 gene encoding nicotinamide N-methyltransferase-like; translation: MDSSAHKFYPERGFDSRELLETYFSNKELDFGEDSTKFPMECLHRAFSEGHIKGDLLIDISPGSLIYQLYTASEYFKQILVLKCSEQCIMELNKWINTRTGSFDWSHVMAYIKCLEGNSDQCQDKDITLKTAITNIMKCDIDKENLTDLEVLPPADCVISAAMLEFISKDQDDYIRNLRKFEMLLKPEGFLILIGLLNTTYVMVGQDKVHVFKYDENFARKVLTDEGFVIDHCAVHKRTTVSDLTDYDAIIFITAHRE